From the Corythoichthys intestinalis isolate RoL2023-P3 chromosome 13, ASM3026506v1, whole genome shotgun sequence genome, one window contains:
- the grip1 gene encoding glutamate receptor-interacting protein 1 isoform X3, translated as MPGWKKNIPACLQADQEGDEGPYTKHSAGSRPSDGALAIRRQSIPDEFRGCTLVELMKKEGTTLGLTVSGGIDKDGKPRVSNLRPGGIAARSDQLNVGDYIRSVNGINLAKFRHDEIISLLKNVGERVLLEVEYELPPVSVQGSGVLFKTVEVTLHKEGNSFGFVIRGGASDDRNKCRPIVIATVRSGGPADREGSIKPGDRLLSVDGIRLHGNTLAEATSVLKQSGQEATMLLEYDVSVMESVSSASGPLLVEVAKATGSSLGVALSSSMFCSKQVIVIDKVKPASIADRCGALHAGDHILSVDGKSMEFCSLAEATQLLSASCHNVRMEILPQHQARPALNAPQQVKVQRSPRPLPWESGNSAPILPPYHYNTYHPDQSGGRSHNRHTNNPPLGHTFSPGSMSAYSLSSLNMTVPRNAYPTSPRGTLMRKKQKKKDFKSSLSLASSTVGLAGQVVHTETTEVTLLGDGVMGFGLQLQGGVFATETLSSPPLIAYIDPDSPAERCGILQIGDRILSINGIPTEDSTLEETNQLLRDSSITAQLTLEIEFDVAESVIPSSGTFHVKLPKKPGVELGITISSPSNRKAGDPLIISDIKKGSVAHRTGTLELGDKLLAIDNIRVETCSMEEAVQILQQCEELVKLKIRKDEDNSDEQEVSGSIIYTVELQRYGGPLGITISGTEEPFDPIVISSLTKGGLAERTGAIHVGDRILAINSSSLKGKPLSEAIILLQQAGETVTLKIKKHGELSSPEFRAVGSALENHDGEAGEEPPSGQRMFSALPSVDSAVESWDGSNVDAGFASPAPSFQSSPFTFHEWRNAKTSNSQSLASSRLRTNPLADLSGLNDDWEHVTLGGFTVGHDGTEPDQEENFWSQALEDLETCGQSGILRELEATIMSGSTISLNHDPAPSRTSLGRQASFQERSNTRPQVTPRSNTLPSDPQRRAFAMKKMRQEVNDILNQTPVELHKLTLEKSSDSEDFGFSVSDGVLDRGVYVNNIRAGGPAERGGLQAYDRLLQINHVRTRDFDCCLVVPLIAESSDRLDLVVSRNPLTNHSEGTDNGRAPRPVDGNKEAGEDGAPIKWKKPGDGTGSGLVTDTSV; from the exons ATGAAGGTCCGTACACCAAACATTCGGCAGGCTCGCGTCCGTCGGACGGCGCGCTCGCCATCAGGAGGCAGAGCATTCCGGATGAGTTCCGGGGGTGCACGCTGGTGGAGCTGATGAAGAAGGAGGGCACCACGCTGGGGCTGACCGTGTCGGGCGGCATCGACAAGGACGGGAAGCCGAGGGTGTCCAACCTCAGGCCCGGGGGCATCGCCGCCAG GAGCGACCAGCTGAACGTCGGCGACTACATCCGCTCGGTGAACGGCATCAACTTGGCCAAGTTCCGCCACGACGAGATCATCAGCCTGCTGAAGAACGTGGGCGAGCGCGTGCTGCTGGAGGTGGAGTACGAGCTGCCCCCCGTCT CCGTCCAGGGCTCCGGCGTCCTGTTCAAGACCGTGGAAGTCACGCTTCACAAGGAAGGAAACAGCTTCGGATTCGTCATCAGAG GAGGAGCCAGCGACGACAGGAACAAGTGTCGGCCCATCGTTATCGCCACGGTACGCTCGGGAGGGCCGGCCGACAG GGAGGGGAGCATCAAACCGGGCGACCGTCTGCTGAGCGTTGACGGCATCCGTCTCCACGGCAACACGCTGGCGGAGGCCACGAGCGTACTGAAGCAGAGCGGACAGGAAGCCACCATGCTGCTGGAGTACGACGTCTCCGTCATGG AGTCCGTGTCCTCGGCTTCGGGCCCTCTGCTGGTAGAGGTGGCCAAGGCGACGGGCTCCAGCCTGGGCGTGGCTCTGTCCTCGTCCATGTTCTGCAGCAAGCAGGTCATCGTCATCGACAAAGTCAAACCGGCCAGCATCGCCGACAG GTGTGGCGCTCTGCACGCCGGCGATCACATTTTGTCGGTGGACGGCAAGTCGATGGAATTCTGCTCTCTGGCCGAAGCTACGCAACTGCTCTCCGCGTCCTGCCACAACGTCCGCATGGAGATCCTGCCTCAGCACCAAGCCCGACCGGCGCTCAACGCGCCGCAGCAAG TCAAGGTGCAGCGTTCTCCTCGTCCCCTCCCTTGGGAGAGCGGAAACTCCGCCCCTATCCTCCCCCCTTACCACTACAACACGTACCATCCCGACCAATCGGGCGGCAGGTCGCACAACCGCCATACAAACAATCCGC CATTGGGTCACACGTTCTCTCCGGGCTCCATGTCGGCGTACAGTCTGTCGTCCCTCAACATGACCGTCCCCAGGAACGCGTACCCCACTAGCCCGCGGGGTACGCTGATGAGGAAGAAGCAGAAGAAGAAGGACTTCAAGAGCTCCT TGTCTCTGGCGTCCAGCACGGTGGGTCTGGCCGGTCAGGTGGTCCACACGGAGACCACGGAGGTGACGTTGCTCGGCGACGGCGTCATGGGCTTCGGCCTCCAGCTGCAAGGCGGCGTCTTCGCCACGGAGACGCTCTCCTCGCCGCCGCTCATCGCTTACATCGACCCCGACAGTCCCGCAGAGAG GTGCGGCATTCTCCAAATAGGCGACCGCATCTTATCCATAAACGGCATTCCTACAGAAGACTCCACTCTGGAAGAAACCAATCAGCTGCTTAGAGACTCCTCCATTACTGCACAACTCACCCTAGAGATCGAGTTCGACGTGGCCG AATCGGTCATTCCGTCCTCCGGAACGTTCCACGTGAAACTCCCCAAGAAGCCGGGAGTGGAGTTGGGAATTACCATAAGCT CTCCTTCAAACAGGAAAGCGGGAGACCCCCTCATCATTTCGGACATCAAGAAGGGCAGCGTCGCACATAG GACGGGGACGCTGGAGCTGGGCGACAAGCTCCTGGCCATCGACAACATCCGCGTAGAGACCTGCTCCATGGAGGAGGCGGTGCAGATCCTGCAGCAGTGCGAGGAGCTGGTCAAGCTGAAGATACGCAAAGACGAGGACAACTCTG ATGAGCAGGAAGTGTCGGGGAGCATCATCTACACGGTGGAGCTGCAACGCTACGGGGGTCCTCTAGGGATCACCATCTCGGGCACGGAGGAGCCTTTCGACCCCATCGTCATCTCCTCGCTCACCAAAGGAGGCCTAGCGGAAAG GACGGGCGCCATCCACGTGGGCGACCGCATCCTAGCCATCAACAGCAGCAGCCTGAAGGGCAAACCGCTGAGCGAGGCCATTATTCTGCTGCAGCAGGCCGGCGAGACCGTCACGCTCAAGATCAAGAAGCACGGCGAGC TGTCCAGTCCCGAGTTCCGCGCCGTCGGCTCGGCTCTGGAGAACCACGACGGCGAGGCGGGAGAGGAACCGCCTTCGGGTCAGAGGATGTTCAGCGCGCTGCCGTCCGTCGACAGCGCCGTCGAGTCCTGGGACGGTTCCAATGTGGACGCCGGCTTCGCCAGTCCGG CCCCTTCCTTCCAATCGTCGCCGTTCACATTCCACGAGTGGCGCAACGCCAAAACGAGCAACAGCCAATCCCTCGCCTCTTCTCGCCTAAGAACCAACCCGCTGGCGGACCTGTCGGGCCTCAACGACGACTGGGAACACGTCACGCTTGGCGG GTTCACGGTAGGTCACGACGGGACGGAACCGGACCAGGAGGAGAACTTTTGGTCTCAGGCCCTGGAGGACTTGGAGACGTGCGGACAGAGCGGGATCCTCAGGGAACTGGAG GCCACCATCATGTCTGGCTCCACCATCAGCCTGAACCACGACCCGGCCCCCTCCCGCACCTCGTTGGGACGCCAGGCCAGCTTTCAGGAACGCAGCAACACGCGCCCCCAG GTAACCCCGCGCTCCAACACCTTGCCTTCCGACCCCCAACGCAGAGCCTTCGCCATGAAGAAGATGAGACAGGAAGTCAATGACATCCTTAACCAGACGCCAGTCGAACTTCACAAG CTGACTCTGGAAAAGTCTTCCGATTCCGAGGACTTTGGCTTCAGTGTGTCGGACGGCGTTTTGGACCGCGGCGTTTACGTCAATAATATCCGGGCCGGCGGGCCGGCGGAGCGCGGAGGCCTGCAGGCGTACGACCGCCTCTTGCAG ATCAACCACGTGCGCACTCGAGACTTCGACTGCTGCCTGGTGGTTCCGCTCATCGCCGAGTCGTCCGACCGCTTGGATTTGGTGGTCAGTCGAAACCCGCTGACCAATCACTCGGAAGGCACCGACAACGGCCGCGCCCCTCGACCCGTCGACGGCAACAAGGAAGCGGGCGAGGACGGCGCGCCCATCAAGTGGAAGAAACCCGGGGACGGGACCGGGTCGGGGCTCGTCACAGACACTTCTGTATAA
- the grip1 gene encoding glutamate receptor-interacting protein 1 isoform X1 codes for MERFLALLRLLQRRRRRRYRADDDYQEGYDDVYFYTSKYHARLLHEGPYTKHSAGSRPSDGALAIRRQSIPDEFRGCTLVELMKKEGTTLGLTVSGGIDKDGKPRVSNLRPGGIAARSDQLNVGDYIRSVNGINLAKFRHDEIISLLKNVGERVLLEVEYELPPVSVQGSGVLFKTVEVTLHKEGNSFGFVIRGGASDDRNKCRPIVIATVRSGGPADREGSIKPGDRLLSVDGIRLHGNTLAEATSVLKQSGQEATMLLEYDVSVMESVSSASGPLLVEVAKATGSSLGVALSSSMFCSKQVIVIDKVKPASIADRCGALHAGDHILSVDGKSMEFCSLAEATQLLSASCHNVRMEILPQHQARPALNAPQQVKVQRSPRPLPWESGNSAPILPPYHYNTYHPDQSGGRSHNRHTNNPPLGHTFSPGSMSAYSLSSLNMTVPRNAYPTSPRGTLMRKKQKKKDFKSSLSLASSTVGLAGQVVHTETTEVTLLGDGVMGFGLQLQGGVFATETLSSPPLIAYIDPDSPAERCGILQIGDRILSINGIPTEDSTLEETNQLLRDSSITAQLTLEIEFDVAESVIPSSGTFHVKLPKKPGVELGITISSPSNRKAGDPLIISDIKKGSVAHRTGTLELGDKLLAIDNIRVETCSMEEAVQILQQCEELVKLKIRKDEDNSDEQEVSGSIIYTVELQRYGGPLGITISGTEEPFDPIVISSLTKGGLAERTGAIHVGDRILAINSSSLKGKPLSEAIILLQQAGETVTLKIKKHGELSSPEFRAVGSALENHDGEAGEEPPSGQRMFSALPSVDSAVESWDGSNVDAGFASPAPSFQSSPFTFHEWRNAKTSNSQSLASSRLRTNPLADLSGLNDDWEHVTLGGFTVGHDGTEPDQEENFWSQALEDLETCGQSGILRELEATIMSGSTISLNHDPAPSRTSLGRQASFQERSNTRPQVTPRSNTLPSDPQRRAFAMKKMRQEVNDILNQTPVELHKLTLEKSSDSEDFGFSVSDGVLDRGVYVNNIRAGGPAERGGLQAYDRLLQINHVRTRDFDCCLVVPLIAESSDRLDLVVSRNPLTNHSEGTDNGRAPRPVDGNKEAGEDGAPIKWKKPGDGTGSGLVTDTSV; via the exons ATGAAGGTCCGTACACCAAACATTCGGCAGGCTCGCGTCCGTCGGACGGCGCGCTCGCCATCAGGAGGCAGAGCATTCCGGATGAGTTCCGGGGGTGCACGCTGGTGGAGCTGATGAAGAAGGAGGGCACCACGCTGGGGCTGACCGTGTCGGGCGGCATCGACAAGGACGGGAAGCCGAGGGTGTCCAACCTCAGGCCCGGGGGCATCGCCGCCAG GAGCGACCAGCTGAACGTCGGCGACTACATCCGCTCGGTGAACGGCATCAACTTGGCCAAGTTCCGCCACGACGAGATCATCAGCCTGCTGAAGAACGTGGGCGAGCGCGTGCTGCTGGAGGTGGAGTACGAGCTGCCCCCCGTCT CCGTCCAGGGCTCCGGCGTCCTGTTCAAGACCGTGGAAGTCACGCTTCACAAGGAAGGAAACAGCTTCGGATTCGTCATCAGAG GAGGAGCCAGCGACGACAGGAACAAGTGTCGGCCCATCGTTATCGCCACGGTACGCTCGGGAGGGCCGGCCGACAG GGAGGGGAGCATCAAACCGGGCGACCGTCTGCTGAGCGTTGACGGCATCCGTCTCCACGGCAACACGCTGGCGGAGGCCACGAGCGTACTGAAGCAGAGCGGACAGGAAGCCACCATGCTGCTGGAGTACGACGTCTCCGTCATGG AGTCCGTGTCCTCGGCTTCGGGCCCTCTGCTGGTAGAGGTGGCCAAGGCGACGGGCTCCAGCCTGGGCGTGGCTCTGTCCTCGTCCATGTTCTGCAGCAAGCAGGTCATCGTCATCGACAAAGTCAAACCGGCCAGCATCGCCGACAG GTGTGGCGCTCTGCACGCCGGCGATCACATTTTGTCGGTGGACGGCAAGTCGATGGAATTCTGCTCTCTGGCCGAAGCTACGCAACTGCTCTCCGCGTCCTGCCACAACGTCCGCATGGAGATCCTGCCTCAGCACCAAGCCCGACCGGCGCTCAACGCGCCGCAGCAAG TCAAGGTGCAGCGTTCTCCTCGTCCCCTCCCTTGGGAGAGCGGAAACTCCGCCCCTATCCTCCCCCCTTACCACTACAACACGTACCATCCCGACCAATCGGGCGGCAGGTCGCACAACCGCCATACAAACAATCCGC CATTGGGTCACACGTTCTCTCCGGGCTCCATGTCGGCGTACAGTCTGTCGTCCCTCAACATGACCGTCCCCAGGAACGCGTACCCCACTAGCCCGCGGGGTACGCTGATGAGGAAGAAGCAGAAGAAGAAGGACTTCAAGAGCTCCT TGTCTCTGGCGTCCAGCACGGTGGGTCTGGCCGGTCAGGTGGTCCACACGGAGACCACGGAGGTGACGTTGCTCGGCGACGGCGTCATGGGCTTCGGCCTCCAGCTGCAAGGCGGCGTCTTCGCCACGGAGACGCTCTCCTCGCCGCCGCTCATCGCTTACATCGACCCCGACAGTCCCGCAGAGAG GTGCGGCATTCTCCAAATAGGCGACCGCATCTTATCCATAAACGGCATTCCTACAGAAGACTCCACTCTGGAAGAAACCAATCAGCTGCTTAGAGACTCCTCCATTACTGCACAACTCACCCTAGAGATCGAGTTCGACGTGGCCG AATCGGTCATTCCGTCCTCCGGAACGTTCCACGTGAAACTCCCCAAGAAGCCGGGAGTGGAGTTGGGAATTACCATAAGCT CTCCTTCAAACAGGAAAGCGGGAGACCCCCTCATCATTTCGGACATCAAGAAGGGCAGCGTCGCACATAG GACGGGGACGCTGGAGCTGGGCGACAAGCTCCTGGCCATCGACAACATCCGCGTAGAGACCTGCTCCATGGAGGAGGCGGTGCAGATCCTGCAGCAGTGCGAGGAGCTGGTCAAGCTGAAGATACGCAAAGACGAGGACAACTCTG ATGAGCAGGAAGTGTCGGGGAGCATCATCTACACGGTGGAGCTGCAACGCTACGGGGGTCCTCTAGGGATCACCATCTCGGGCACGGAGGAGCCTTTCGACCCCATCGTCATCTCCTCGCTCACCAAAGGAGGCCTAGCGGAAAG GACGGGCGCCATCCACGTGGGCGACCGCATCCTAGCCATCAACAGCAGCAGCCTGAAGGGCAAACCGCTGAGCGAGGCCATTATTCTGCTGCAGCAGGCCGGCGAGACCGTCACGCTCAAGATCAAGAAGCACGGCGAGC TGTCCAGTCCCGAGTTCCGCGCCGTCGGCTCGGCTCTGGAGAACCACGACGGCGAGGCGGGAGAGGAACCGCCTTCGGGTCAGAGGATGTTCAGCGCGCTGCCGTCCGTCGACAGCGCCGTCGAGTCCTGGGACGGTTCCAATGTGGACGCCGGCTTCGCCAGTCCGG CCCCTTCCTTCCAATCGTCGCCGTTCACATTCCACGAGTGGCGCAACGCCAAAACGAGCAACAGCCAATCCCTCGCCTCTTCTCGCCTAAGAACCAACCCGCTGGCGGACCTGTCGGGCCTCAACGACGACTGGGAACACGTCACGCTTGGCGG GTTCACGGTAGGTCACGACGGGACGGAACCGGACCAGGAGGAGAACTTTTGGTCTCAGGCCCTGGAGGACTTGGAGACGTGCGGACAGAGCGGGATCCTCAGGGAACTGGAG GCCACCATCATGTCTGGCTCCACCATCAGCCTGAACCACGACCCGGCCCCCTCCCGCACCTCGTTGGGACGCCAGGCCAGCTTTCAGGAACGCAGCAACACGCGCCCCCAG GTAACCCCGCGCTCCAACACCTTGCCTTCCGACCCCCAACGCAGAGCCTTCGCCATGAAGAAGATGAGACAGGAAGTCAATGACATCCTTAACCAGACGCCAGTCGAACTTCACAAG CTGACTCTGGAAAAGTCTTCCGATTCCGAGGACTTTGGCTTCAGTGTGTCGGACGGCGTTTTGGACCGCGGCGTTTACGTCAATAATATCCGGGCCGGCGGGCCGGCGGAGCGCGGAGGCCTGCAGGCGTACGACCGCCTCTTGCAG ATCAACCACGTGCGCACTCGAGACTTCGACTGCTGCCTGGTGGTTCCGCTCATCGCCGAGTCGTCCGACCGCTTGGATTTGGTGGTCAGTCGAAACCCGCTGACCAATCACTCGGAAGGCACCGACAACGGCCGCGCCCCTCGACCCGTCGACGGCAACAAGGAAGCGGGCGAGGACGGCGCGCCCATCAAGTGGAAGAAACCCGGGGACGGGACCGGGTCGGGGCTCGTCACAGACACTTCTGTATAA